The Rhipicephalus sanguineus isolate Rsan-2018 chromosome 7, BIME_Rsan_1.4, whole genome shotgun sequence genome includes a window with the following:
- the LOC119399808 gene encoding protein Tob1: protein MHSVADSSEAGAGPGRMQVEIQVALNFLVSFLYNKLPRRRVNQFAEELDRALRRKFRGHWYPEKPYRGSAFRCVKTSPPLDPVFQIAARESGVDLRDVRENLPPDLSIWIDPGEVSYRIGEKGAAQVLLGGPQSSVSESRCCSTSPGSADEALVAQLAGLGLGPGAAMTPLSPGTVAAQSAASAPALAAVAAVAAAAAGPCTNPGAGAPVVNGTGTRSLTFTTASFAQTKFGSTKLKTSSKRAQRLSPTELSLRREQQQQQQHQQQQQQQQHVARGAAAVPTSGNPLSPHDLYGSAAAAAAAALPVDAFGDAAAAVVASQVAAAAAAASCPPPPPTTASRFAAAASPFLAAAAAAGGSLQGHHHHHHHHPHHHHHSAVSGAAAELGAALQQHLLLAN from the exons TGGCCGACTCCTCGGAGGCAGGCGCGGGTCCCGGCAGGATGCAGGTTGAGATCCAGGTGGCTCTCAACTTCCTCGTCTCCTTCCTGTACAACAAGCTGCCCCGCCGGAGAGTCAACCAGTTCGCCGAGGAACTGGACCGGGCGCTCAGGCGAAAGTTCCGGGGACACTG GTATCCGGAGAAGCCGTATCGGGGCTCGGCGTTCCGCTGCGTCAAGACGTCCCCTCCCCTGGACCCGGTGTTCCAGATCGCTGCCCGGGAGAGCGGCGTCGATCTGCGGGACGTCCGGGAGAACTTGCCCCCCGACCTGAGCATTTGGATAGATCCCGGCGAGGTGTCCTACCGCATAGGCGAGAAGGGAGCGGCACAG GTGCTTCTGGGCGGCCCTCAGTCGTCCGTCTCCGAATCTCGCTGCTGCTCGACCAGCCCCGGCTCGGCCGACGAGGCCCTGGTCGCTCAGTTGGCCGGCCTGGGCCTTGGTCCCGGTGCAGCCATGACGCCCCTGTCTCCGGGCACGGTCGCCGCCCAGTCGGCGGCCTCGGCACCCGCGCTGGCCGCCGTAGCAGCcgtggccgccgccgctgctggtccCTGCACAAACCCCGGCGCCGGCGCTCCGGTCGTCAACGGCACGGGAACGCGCTCCCTCACCTTCACCACGGCCAGCTTCGCGCAGACAAAGTTCGGCTCGACCAAGCTCAAGACAAGCTCCAAGCGCGCCCAGAGGCTCTCGCCCACCGAGCTCAGCCTGAGGCgagagcagcagcaacagcagcagcaccaacagcagcagcagcagcagcaacacgtcGCCAGGGGCGCGGCGGCGGTGCCGACGAGCGGCAACCCCCTCTCGCCACACGATCTGTacggatcggcggcggcggcagcggcggccgctctCCCCGTTGATGCGTTCGGCGATGCGGCTGCCGCGGTGGTGGCGTCGCAggtggcggcagcagcggcggctgcgTCTTGCCCGCCTCCGCCTCCCACGACCgcgtcgcggttcgcggcggcggcgtctccGTTCTtggctgcggctgcggctgctgGTGGCTCGCTTCAGGGacatcaccatcaccaccaccaccacccgcaTCACCACCACCACTCAGCGGTGTCCGGGGCGGCAGCCGAACTCGGAGCTGCGCTCCAACAGCACCTGCTGTTGGCAAACTAG